The following proteins come from a genomic window of Coffea arabica cultivar ET-39 chromosome 11c, Coffea Arabica ET-39 HiFi, whole genome shotgun sequence:
- the LOC113716527 gene encoding transcription factor MYB7-like isoform X3 — translation MRKPCCDKEGMNKGSWSPQEDQELMDYIKKHGEGHWRNIPKATGLLRCGKSCRLRWVNYLRPDLKRGNFAEDEEDLIIRLHALLGNRYKNGGTILFMHKRKKKEKKDEGNNEKVKLHQP, via the exons ATGAGGAAGCCTTGCTGTGATAAGGAAGGCATGAATAAAGGATCTTGGTCCCCGCAAGAAGATCAGGAGCTCATGGATTATATCAAGAAACATGGTGAAGGTCATTGGCGAAACATCCCCAAAGCTACAG GCCTGCTTCGTTGTGGCAAAAGTTGTAGGCTAAGATGGGTAAACTATCTAAGGCCAGACCTTAAAAGAGGAAACTTCGCTGAAGATGAAGAAGACCTTATCATCAGGCTTCATGCCCTCTTAGGCAACCG CTACAAGAATGGAGGGACAATTCTATTCatgcacaaaagaaaaaaaaaagaaaaaaaagatgaaggtAACAATGAGAAG GTGAAACTTCATCAGCCTTAG
- the LOC113716527 gene encoding transcription factor MYB3-like isoform X1 yields MRKPCCDKEGMNKGSWSPQEDQELMDYIKKHGEGHWRNIPKATGLLRCGKSCRLRWVNYLRPDLKRGNFAEDEEDLIIRLHALLGNRWSLIAGRLPGRTDNEVKNYWNSHLSKKLASVGIDPKHHRLSHHLARNLINSIATGETSSALEHHQPFPLDHDQIKSSSASDHYQASDAGDGINDDDDSSSLLPDLNVDMASDSSLPSGTATEDKMSLL; encoded by the exons ATGAGGAAGCCTTGCTGTGATAAGGAAGGCATGAATAAAGGATCTTGGTCCCCGCAAGAAGATCAGGAGCTCATGGATTATATCAAGAAACATGGTGAAGGTCATTGGCGAAACATCCCCAAAGCTACAG GCCTGCTTCGTTGTGGCAAAAGTTGTAGGCTAAGATGGGTAAACTATCTAAGGCCAGACCTTAAAAGAGGAAACTTCGCTGAAGATGAAGAAGACCTTATCATCAGGCTTCATGCCCTCTTAGGCAACCG GTGGTCATTGATTGCCGGAAGATTGCCAGGCCGCACTgacaatgaagtgaaaaactACTGGAATTCCCATTTGAGTAAAAAACTAGCCAGTGTGGGGATTGATCCAAAGCATCATCGTCTAAGTCATCATCTTGCCAGGAATCTAATCAATAGCATTGCCACAGGTGAAACTTCATCAGCCTTAGAACATCACCAACCCTTTCCACTTGATCATGATCAAATAAAATCTTCGAGTGCAAGTGATCATTACCAGGCGTCCGATGCTGGAGACGGTATCAATGACGATGATGATTCAAGTTCCTTATTGCCCGATCTGAATGTGGATATGGCATCCGATTCTTCTCTTCCTTCAGGAACTGCGACTGAAGATAAAATGTCTCTTCTTTAA
- the LOC113716527 gene encoding transcription factor MYB7-like isoform X2 gives MRKPCCDKEGMNKGSWSPQEDQELMDYIKKHGEGHWRNIPKATGLLRCGKSCRLRWVNYLRPDLKRGNFAEDEEDLIIRLHALLGNRYKNGGTILFMHKRKKKEKKDEGNNEKVVIDCRKIARPH, from the exons ATGAGGAAGCCTTGCTGTGATAAGGAAGGCATGAATAAAGGATCTTGGTCCCCGCAAGAAGATCAGGAGCTCATGGATTATATCAAGAAACATGGTGAAGGTCATTGGCGAAACATCCCCAAAGCTACAG GCCTGCTTCGTTGTGGCAAAAGTTGTAGGCTAAGATGGGTAAACTATCTAAGGCCAGACCTTAAAAGAGGAAACTTCGCTGAAGATGAAGAAGACCTTATCATCAGGCTTCATGCCCTCTTAGGCAACCG CTACAAGAATGGAGGGACAATTCTATTCatgcacaaaagaaaaaaaaaagaaaaaaaagatgaaggtAACAATGAGAAG GTGGTCATTGATTGCCGGAAGATTGCCAGGCCGCACTga
- the LOC113716445 gene encoding uncharacterized protein isoform X1: MTLLYPSRPFFSFGTSTSTAGHTLPLLRQSHRPSFPKCSKFSCSNSLHLPNNKFKRAYTSVMIVPTGVGAAIGGYAGDALPVARALSTVVDCLITHPNVLNAAMLYWPMPNVLYVEGYALDRFAEGLWALQPVHQNRVGLILDAGLEEDLRLRHLQVADATRASLGLPIVECMVTDTPLKVEIWIDPESGQSTGRIKHPESLLRAVETLITRSRVTAVAVVARFPDDDIGDIDAYRQGNGIDILAGVEAIISHLVVKNFNIPCAHSPAVSPAPVSYPLCPKSAAEEIGYTFLPCVLAGLSGAPQYLVKTSEFLERGCITSRDVDSVILPINACGGDGARAFASNQKIKPLIIAVKENETVLSDTPTKLGIEAVTVSNYWEAIGVIAAHKAGVEPISLRKNRVKNIQCTSLESSNRYAALGVR, encoded by the exons ATGACACTGCTATATCCCAGCCGTCCATTCTTCTCTTTTggcacctccacctccaccgcCGGCCATACCCTTCCTCTCCTCCGCCAATCCCACCGCCCTTCCTTCCCAAAATGCAGCAAGTTCTCATGTTCCAACTCACTCCATCTTCCCAACAACAAG TTCAAGAGGGCATACACAAGTGTGATGATAGTGCCGACTGGAGTAGGTGCGGCCATTGGTGGCTATGCTGGCGATGCCTTGCCTGTGGCTCGAGCTCTTTCCACTGTTGTTGATTGCCTCATCACGCATCCTAat GTTCTTAATGCAGCAATGCTTTACTGGCCGATGCCAAATGTACTATATGTTGAGGGATACGCTCTTGATCGGTTTGCTGAGGGGCTCTGGGCTTTACAACCAGTTCACCAGAACAGG GTTGGATTGATACTTGATGCTGGGTTGGAGGAAGATCTCCGTCTTCGCCATCTGCAAGTAGCTGATGCAACAAGGGCTTCCCTGGGCTTGCCAATTGTGGAATGCATGGTAACTGACACTCCCTTAAAG GTGGAGATATGGATTGATCCAGAGAGTGGACAATCAACTGGAAGGATAAAACATCCTGAATCACTATTGAGAGCTGTAGAGACATTAATTACAAGGTCCAGAGTGACTGCAGTTGCAGTTGTGGCACGTTTCCCTGATGATGACATTGGAGATATTGATGCTTATCGACAAGGAAAC GGAATAGATATTTTGGCTGGAGTCGAGGCAATCATAAGCCACTTAGTCGTCAAGAATTTCAATATTCCTTGTGCCCATTCTCCTGCAGTATCACCTGCTCCAGTAAGCTATCCACTATGTCCAAAATCAGCTGCAGAAGAG ATAGGATACACTTTCTTGCCATGTGTGCTTGCTGGGTTGAGTGGTGCCCCACAGTACCTAGTCAAGACCTCTGAGTTCCTTGAAAGAGGTTGCATAACATCAAGGGATGTTGATAGTGTGATTCTACCTATCAATGCATGTGGAGGGGATGGTGCACGTGCATTTGCAAGCAATCAGAAAATCAAG CCACTTATTATAGCCGTGAAAGAGAATGAAACTGTTCTGAGTGATACACCCACTAAACTCGGAATTGAAGCG GTTACTGTCTCCAATTATTGGGAAGCCATAGGTGTTATTGCAGCTCATAAGGCGGGAGTGGAGCCAATTTCGCTTAGAAAAAACAGAGTTAAGAACATTCAGTGCACTTCTTTAGAATCTTCAAATCGCTATGCTGCTTTAGGAGTCAGATAA
- the LOC113716445 gene encoding uncharacterized protein isoform X2: MQQVLMFQLTPSSQQQEQFKRAYTSVMIVPTGVGAAIGGYAGDALPVARALSTVVDCLITHPNVLNAAMLYWPMPNVLYVEGYALDRFAEGLWALQPVHQNRVGLILDAGLEEDLRLRHLQVADATRASLGLPIVECMVTDTPLKVEIWIDPESGQSTGRIKHPESLLRAVETLITRSRVTAVAVVARFPDDDIGDIDAYRQGNGIDILAGVEAIISHLVVKNFNIPCAHSPAVSPAPVSYPLCPKSAAEEIGYTFLPCVLAGLSGAPQYLVKTSEFLERGCITSRDVDSVILPINACGGDGARAFASNQKIKPLIIAVKENETVLSDTPTKLGIEAVTVSNYWEAIGVIAAHKAGVEPISLRKNRVKNIQCTSLESSNRYAALGVR; this comes from the exons ATGCAGCAAGTTCTCATGTTCCAACTCACTCCATCTTCCCAACAACAAG AACAGTTCAAGAGGGCATACACAAGTGTGATGATAGTGCCGACTGGAGTAGGTGCGGCCATTGGTGGCTATGCTGGCGATGCCTTGCCTGTGGCTCGAGCTCTTTCCACTGTTGTTGATTGCCTCATCACGCATCCTAat GTTCTTAATGCAGCAATGCTTTACTGGCCGATGCCAAATGTACTATATGTTGAGGGATACGCTCTTGATCGGTTTGCTGAGGGGCTCTGGGCTTTACAACCAGTTCACCAGAACAGG GTTGGATTGATACTTGATGCTGGGTTGGAGGAAGATCTCCGTCTTCGCCATCTGCAAGTAGCTGATGCAACAAGGGCTTCCCTGGGCTTGCCAATTGTGGAATGCATGGTAACTGACACTCCCTTAAAG GTGGAGATATGGATTGATCCAGAGAGTGGACAATCAACTGGAAGGATAAAACATCCTGAATCACTATTGAGAGCTGTAGAGACATTAATTACAAGGTCCAGAGTGACTGCAGTTGCAGTTGTGGCACGTTTCCCTGATGATGACATTGGAGATATTGATGCTTATCGACAAGGAAAC GGAATAGATATTTTGGCTGGAGTCGAGGCAATCATAAGCCACTTAGTCGTCAAGAATTTCAATATTCCTTGTGCCCATTCTCCTGCAGTATCACCTGCTCCAGTAAGCTATCCACTATGTCCAAAATCAGCTGCAGAAGAG ATAGGATACACTTTCTTGCCATGTGTGCTTGCTGGGTTGAGTGGTGCCCCACAGTACCTAGTCAAGACCTCTGAGTTCCTTGAAAGAGGTTGCATAACATCAAGGGATGTTGATAGTGTGATTCTACCTATCAATGCATGTGGAGGGGATGGTGCACGTGCATTTGCAAGCAATCAGAAAATCAAG CCACTTATTATAGCCGTGAAAGAGAATGAAACTGTTCTGAGTGATACACCCACTAAACTCGGAATTGAAGCG GTTACTGTCTCCAATTATTGGGAAGCCATAGGTGTTATTGCAGCTCATAAGGCGGGAGTGGAGCCAATTTCGCTTAGAAAAAACAGAGTTAAGAACATTCAGTGCACTTCTTTAGAATCTTCAAATCGCTATGCTGCTTTAGGAGTCAGATAA
- the LOC113717117 gene encoding multicopper oxidase LPR2, translating to MVGLERFLIAFLALLAICKTPWADEKLLDASQLKMFVDELPDMPKIKGYDVVNGDHVPKSLIIGMFHKKWKFHRDIPATPVFAYGTSRHTATVPGPTIEAVHGIGTHVSWRNHLPSKHILPWDPTIPTAIPSTKEGVPTVVHLHGGIHEPESDGHSESWFTRNFKQRGPTWTKKKYHYHNIQHPGTLWYHDHAMGLTRVNLLAGLIGAYVIRQPDLEVPLGLPYDDEFDRPLVVFDRGFRVDGSIFMNSTGNNPTIHPQWQPEYFGDAIIVNGKAWPYMIVRRRKYRFRIINASNARFFKFYFTDNLTFIHVASDSAYHERPVTLKEMVLAPSEIANVVVDFSKSKSNSAILANDAPYPYPSGDPVNEANSKVMKFIISTHHEVDESRIPEKLIKYPSSSSSDASPVAHTRYIALYEYTSNVDEPTHLYINGKPYEAPATEMPKVGSSEIWYVINLTEDNHPLHIHLGLFVVLDQTELAKEDEFKDCMLKYNDAIKCHVSKYARGKKVLVPAHERGWKNVYKMMPGYVTKILVRFSFIHSNESYPFDATSKPGYVYHCHILDHEDNVMMRPLKLIA from the exons ATGGTGGGACTGGAGAGGTTCTTGATAgcttttcttgctttgttgGCAATCTGCAAAACTCCATGGGCAGATGAGAAGCTATTAGATGCATCCCAGTTGAAAATGTTCGTTGATGAGCTTCCTGATATGCCCAAGATCAAAGGATATGATGTTGTCAATGGCGATCATGTTCCTAAATCACTGATTATTGGCATGTTTCACAAGAAATGG AAATTCCATAGGGATATCCCTGCAACACCAGTGTTTGCGTATGGTACATCGAGACATACAGCCACCGTCCCTGGACCAACAATCGAGGCCGTTCACGGGATCGGTACGCATGTGAGTTGGCGAAATCACCTCCCTTCAAAGCACATACTCCCATGGGATCCAACAATTCCAACGGCTATACCTTCTACGAAGGAGGGAGTTCCTACGGTGGTGCACCTTCATGGTGGCATTCATGAACCTGAGAGTGATGGGCATTCAGAATCATGGTTCACTAGGAATTTTAAACAGAGAGGACCCACTTGGACTAAGAAAAAATACCATTATCATAACATCCAACACCCTGGAACCCTATGGTACCATGATCATGCAATGGGGTTGACTAGAGTCAACCTCTTGGCTGGCTTGATTGGGGCCTACGTCATCCGCCAACCGGATTTAGAGGTCCCACTTGGGCTACCGTATGACGATGAATTTGATCGGCCGTTGGTCGTATTTGATCGTGGCTTCCGTGTAGACGGTTCGATTTTCATGAATTCCACCGGAAATAACCCTACCATACACCCTCAATGGCAGCCGGAGTACTTTGGCGACGCGATCATAGTCAACGGTAAAGCGTGGCCCTACATGATCGTACGGCGGAGAAAGTACCGATTCAGGATCATCAACGCGAGTAACGCTCGATTCTTTAAGTTCTATTTCACAGATAATTTGACGTTCATCCACGTGGCATCTGACTCAGCGTATCACGAGCGGCCGGTAACCCTTAAAGAAATGGTATTGGCCCCGTCCGAGATTGCTAACGTGGTGGTTGACTTTTCAAAGTCAAAATCCAATTCAGCTATCCTAGCCAATGATGCACCATATCCCTACCCATCAGGAGATCCTGTTAATGAAGCTAACAGTAAGGTGATGAAATTCATCATTAGCACACATCACGAAGTCGACGAGTCAAGAATCCCGGAAAAATTGATCAAGTATCCGTCGTCGTCGTCGTCCGATGCATCTCCGGTGGCCCACACAAGGTACATTGCCCTGTACGAGTACACTAGCAACGTTGATGAGCCCACACACTTGTACATCAATGGAAAACCATACGAGGCGCCCGCAACCGAGATGCCAAAAGTTGGGAGCAGTGAAATTTGGTATGTGATCAATCTGACGGAGGATAATCACCCATTGCACATCCATTTGGGGCTTTTTGTAGTGTTGGATCAGACAGAGTTGGctaaggaagatgaatttaagGATTGCATGCTGAAGTACAATGACGCAATTAAGTGCCATGTCAGCAAATACGCACGTGGCAAAAAGGTGTTGGTGCCAGCTCATGAAAGAGGGTGGAAGAATGTGTACAAGATGATGCCTGGGTATGTTACAAAGATACTGGTGAGATTTTCTTTCATACACTCGAATGAATCCTACCCCTTTGATGCAACTTCAAAGCCTGGCTATGTCTACCACTGCCAT ATCTTGGACCACGAAGATAATGTGATGATGAGGCCCTTGAAGCTTATTGCTTGA
- the LOC113715395 gene encoding heavy metal-associated isoprenylated plant protein 37, which produces MSKDEDFKLLKIQTCALRVNIHCDGCKQKVKKLLQRIEGVYQVSIDAEQQKVTVSGGLDSATLIKKLVRAGKHAELWSQTTNQNQKQQKANCNKDDKNNNKGQKQQQGLIKGLEALKNQQKFAFNLEEDEDFLDEEEDEDEEEEELRFLREKANQINLLRQQTAAMQGKNAKNGFGQAMAAAAAASNNGKMPNNSGNVNAGKKANHQPNQNMGMKGNPGGIDQKTMQALKMNNAQFAGGGNIINPGEAKIGNDISSMMNLAGFHGDGGANNFASVLGGNAASTGSGAVYHHQLQPNNQAFVNSSPAGFPTAGMAAGHHPSAMMVNMNGNGVYNQPSSQSMLMNLQNRHAMQQPQMMYNRSPYIPTSTGYYYGYGPAAVLPPYHSYMGSDPSYYNTADQSASAHMFSDENTSSCSIM; this is translated from the exons ATGAGTAAAGATGAGGACTTTAAGCTCCTGAAGATCCAG ACTTGTGCCCTCAGAGTGAACATACATTGTGATGGGTGCAAGCAGAAAGTTAAAAAACTTCTCCAAAGAATTGAAG GAGTCTACCAAGTGAGCATAGATGCAGAACAACAGAAAGTTACTGTTTCAGGAGGTCTAGATTCTGCAACGCTGATAAAAAAATTGGTTAGAGCTGGGAAACATGCTGAGCTTTGGTCACAGACAACTAACCAAAACCAGAAACAACAAAAGGCTAATTGTAATAAAGATGACAAGAACAACAACAAAGGTCAGAAGCAGCAACAAGGCCTAATAAAAGGTCTCGAAGCTCTAAAAAACCAGCAGAAGTTTGCTTTTAACCTAGAAGAGGACGAGGATTTTcttgatgaggaggaggatgaagatgaggaagaagaggagctGAGGTTTCTGAGGGAGAAAGCTAACCAGATAAATCTGCTGCGGCAACAAACAGCTGCGATGCAAGGGAAGAATGCAAAGAATGGTTTTGGACAAGCCATGGCTGCTGCAGCAGCAGCTTCTAATAATGGTAAAATGCCGAACAATTCTGGAAATGTGAATGCTGGAAAGAAAGCGAATCATCAGCCTAATCAGAATATGGGAATGAAGGGAAATCCTGGTGGGATTGATCAGAAAACAATGCAAGCTCTGAAGATGAATAATGCGCAGTTTGCAGGTGGTGGAAATATCATCAATCCTGGGGAGGCGAAGATAGGGAATGACATTAGTTCCATGATGAATCTTGCTGGTTTTCATGGTGATGGTGGGGCTAATAATTTTGCTTCTGTTTTGGGAGGCAATGCTGCTAGTACTGGCTCCGGAGCAGTTTATCACCATCAACTTCAGCCAAACAACCAAGCATTTGTGAATTCTTCTCCTGCTGGATTCCCTACTGCTGGGATGGCTGCAGGCCATCATCCTTCAGCCATGATGGTGAATATGAATGGTAATGGTGTGTACAACCAGCCCTCCTCACAATCAATGCTGATGAACTTGCAAAACAGGCATGCTATGCAACAGCCTCAGATGATGTACAACAGATCTCCCTACATTCCCACCAGCACTGGCTACTACTACGGTTATGGTCCTGCAGCAGTTCTTCCTCCATATCATTCCTACATGGGTAGTGACCCTAGTTACTACAACACTGCTGATCAATCTGCATCAGCTCATATGTTCAGTGATGAGAACACCAGTAGCTGTTCAATTATGTAA
- the LOC113715357 gene encoding heavy metal-associated isoprenylated plant protein 21 → MGFLDHIADVCSDAADDVSHNVKRKRRPLQTVEIKVKMDCDGCERRVKNAVSHMKGVKSVDVSRKDSRVTVTGNVEPSKVLSKVKGTGKKAEFWPYVRYNLVSYPYVPQAYDKKAPTGYVRNAVQAMPSPNTPTERYASLFSDDNPNACSIM, encoded by the exons ATGGGTTTTCTTGATCACATAGCAGACGTATGCTCTGATGCAGCTGACGATGTGAGCCACAACGTAAAGCGTAAACGCAGGCCATTGCAG ACAGTTGAAATCAAGGTAAAGATGGACTGTGATGGCTGTGAAAGAAGAGTTAAGAATGCTGtttcccatatgaaag GTGTGAAATCAGTGGACGTGAGCAGAAAGGACAGCCGGGTGACCGTGACTGGAAATGTTGAGCCGAGTAAAGTCTTGAGCAAAGTGAAAGGCACAGGAAAGAAGGCTGAGTTTTGGCCATATGTTAGATACAATCTGGTGTCTTATCCATATGTTCCACAGGCTTATGACAAAAAGGCACCAACTGGTTATGTGAGGAATGCTGTTCAAGCAATGCCAAGCCCAAATACTCCTACTGAACGCTACGCTTCACTTTTCAGTGATGACAACCCTAATGCTTGTTCAATTATGTGA